A part of Aegilops tauschii subsp. strangulata cultivar AL8/78 chromosome 2, Aet v6.0, whole genome shotgun sequence genomic DNA contains:
- the LOC109754916 gene encoding uncharacterized protein has translation MKIAPPWTPSTRALGSTGAPSPIRKRCLPPAALRPTEPSFPEGGEPELALPFVDPLLAVWLPRRPAATTTVHLAVNLIHYYRAKVRFSVLYELLQNVGHFGTHTGNTFNTW, from the exons ATGAAGATCGCCCCTCCATGGACGCCGTCGACCCGAGCACTGGGAAGCACGGGTGCCCCTTCTCCAATCCGCAAACGGTGCCTTCCACCAGCGGCGCTCCGTCCGACGGAGCCGTCCTTCCCCGAGGGTGGCGAGCCGGAGCTGGCACTGCCCTTCGTCGACCCCCTCCTCGCCGTATGGCTGCCTCGCCGCCCAGCAGCCACCACCACTGTCCACCTGGCCGTCAACCTCATCCACTACTACAGAGCGAAG GTGAGATTCAGTGTACTCTACGAACTGCTTCAAAATGTAGGGCATTTTGGGACACACACAG GTAACACATTTAACACTTGGTAA